Proteins co-encoded in one Ammospiza caudacuta isolate bAmmCau1 chromosome 16, bAmmCau1.pri, whole genome shotgun sequence genomic window:
- the FNDC9 gene encoding fibronectin type III domain-containing protein 9 codes for MNIEVHNITYTSATVSWAMSSPCPENYYHVMYRPNWNSVFAGYLRQNFHREERVPHPLSSLVLHRLTPSTIYVLCITCKNSYPSSNHCTTFHTLDKIPLVFGGSKHEPTTSMWMVSSLLLLCFLALLAYGCLQFWSARCHWAARLKHPDCSSEEVGEGRGSPEEPLSDGLREELLEVPMTAVLMRSSSFVKESPYNSPHCFFSYKSSDDKRAILPQHGLQ; via the coding sequence ATGAACATCGAGGTGCACAACATCACCTACACCAGCGCCACGGTGTCCTGGGCCatgagcagcccctgcccagagAACTACTACCACGTCATGTACCGCCCCAACTGGAACAGCGTCTTCGCGGGCTACCTGCGGCAGAACTTCCACCGCGAGGAGCGCGTGCCGCACCCGCtcagctccctggtgctgcaCCGCCTCACGCCCTCCACCATCTACGTGCTCTGCATCACCTGCAAGAACTCCTACCCCTCCAGCAACCACTGCACCACCTTCCACACGCTGGACAAAATCCCCCTGGTTTTCGGCGGCTCCAAGCACGAGCCCACCACGTCCATGTGGATGGTgagcagcctcctgctcctgtgcttcCTCGCCTTGCTGGCCTACGGCTGCCTGCAGTTCTGGTCTGCTCGCTGCCACTGGGCTGCCAGGCTGAAGCACCCCGACTGCAGCTCTGAAgaagtgggggaaggaaggggctCACCAGAGGAGCCACTGAGTGATGGACtgagagaggagctgctggaagtgcCCATGACCGCTGTACTGATGAGGAGCTCCAGTTTCGTGAAGGAGAGCCCGTACAACTCCCCTCACTGCTTTTTCTCCTATAAAAGCAGCGATGATAAAAGGGCCATCCTGCCACAGCATGGCCTTCaatga